In Aythya fuligula isolate bAytFul2 chromosome 14, bAytFul2.pri, whole genome shotgun sequence, the following proteins share a genomic window:
- the SQSTM1 gene encoding sequestosome-1 isoform X2, with protein sequence MAALTVKAYLLGKEEAAREIRRFSLQPPVRYQAVCERVAELFQGLLRAGPPPAFRLHYRDEDGDLIAFSSDEELELAMPFVRDGVFRVYIKEKKECRREHRSQCSQEPPRDMVHPNVICDGCEGPVVGARFKCTVCPDYDLCSTCEGKGIHKEHNMVMFQSPLLNPFEWLPRGRWLRKMRHGVPPFPWMHCWGYPGPAGPCQNSERAQASAAASSQPAAEGIEVDIDVEHGGQRSKVTPVSSNLEKNDAESSSGTLDQNAQTKPYWNSTDPVTVVNTVAEQIQDMVIDPVPTQMEDGSFQTQEHSESSSSSGGDEDWTHLSSKEVDPSTGELQSLQMPETEGPSSLDVSQDPPQPGPTGLREAALYPHLPPEADPRLIESLSQMLSMGFSDEGGWLTRLLQTKNCDIGAALDAIQYSKQPPHM encoded by the exons ATGGCGGCGCTGACGGTGAAAGCCTACCTGCTGGGCAAGGAGGAGGCGGCCCGCGAGATCCGCcgcttctccctgcagccccccgtcCGCTACCAGGCTGTCTGCGAGCGGGTGGCTGAGCTCTTCCAGGGCTTGCTGCGGGCCGGGCCGCCGCCGGCCTTTCGGCTGCACTATAGGG ATGAGGATGGGGACCTGATCGCGTTTTCCAGCGacgaggagctggagctggccaTGCCCTTCGTGCGGGACGGCGTCTTTCGTGTTTATATCAAAG AGAAAAAGGAGTGCAGGCGGGAGCATCGCTCGCAGTGCAGCCAGGAGCCTCCCCGTGATATGGTGCACCCCAATGTCATCTGTGATGGCTGTGAAGGGCCGGTGGTGGGTGCTAGATTCAAGTGCACCGTCTGTCCAGACTATGACCTGTGCAGCACCTGTGAGGGTAAAGGCATCCACAAGGAGCACAACATGGTGATGTTTCAAAGTCCACTGCTAAATCCGTTCGAG TGGCTTCCCCGTGGACGCTGGCTCCGTAAAATGAGGCATGGTGTGCCACCCTTCCCGTGGATGCACTGCTGGGGCTATCCTGGCCCTGCAGGTCCATGCCAAAACTCAGAACGAGCCCAggccagtgctgctgcctccagtcAACCTGCTGCGGAAG GTATTGAAGTTGATATTGATGTGGAACATGGAGGACAGAGAAGCAAAGTGACTCCTGTTTCTTCCAATCTGGAGAAGAACGATGCTGAGTCAAGCAGTGGTACTCTTGACCAGAACGCTCAGACCAAACCATACTGGAATAGCACAGATCCTGTTACGGTAGTAAATACGGTTGCAGAGCAGATACAAGATATGGTGATAGATCCTGTGCCCACACAAATGGAAGATGGCAGCTTCCAGACCCAG gAACACAGTGAGTCTAGCAGTTCATCAGGGGGTGATGAGGACTGGACCCACTTGTCTTCCAAAGAAGTGGATCCTTCCACAGGTGAACTGCAGTCTCTGCAAATGCCCGAGACAGAGGGTCCCAGCTCCCTGGATGTATCTCAAGATCCTCCACAGCCAGGACCTACAGGACTGCGAGAGGCTGCACTCTacccacatctcccaccag AAGCGGATCCTCGCTTGATTGAATCCCTCTCCCAGATGCTCTCTATGGGTTTCTCAGATGAGGGTGGATGGCTCACTCGACTTCTGCAGACAAAGAACTGTGACATCGGGGCAGCACTAGATGCCATCCAATATTCCAAGCAGCCTCCTCACATGTAG
- the MRNIP gene encoding MRN complex-interacting protein codes for MAAPCWVLRCCSCRLFQAQQAKRSTKWSCSVCGQRQALLKVYGRGSGRDCRHHVQKLNSLQGEAEEAIARTARCIEESVNDNENTAAHGEESSVQQEGRVEVSRWSKYLDKDSEDQEEEEESTEGQQFCSWRKNAVEEQRKQQKRFLYSDVQEHSEENGAFQLAYQAKKHKKCSITVPDQGDGDAVSADSTVPAVCQAVVPQKNTQPPAACTKPSKWEKFLSCSDNSENAARVTLSPQDGSGTLGQRSTTAVSTATRYSEQAQSALPPGTGFKFKKSNTSTEQFALEPPGSMLPSISCSQGKDALVKEPQGQLLGAGTGTLEAATGPPTTSPVDHNTKPKPSSISRERLFCTGEEFDDDF; via the exons ATGGCGGCGCCGTGCTGGGTGCTgcgctgctgctcctgccgccTCTTCCAGGCCCAGCAG GCCAAGCGGAGCACCAAGTGGAGCTGCAGCGTGTGCGGGCAGCGGCAGGCCCTGCTCAAG GTTTACGGCCGGGGGTCGGGCCGGGACTGCAGGCACCACGTGCAGAAGTTAAACTCGCTGCAGGGCGAGGCGGAGGAGGCGATCGCTCGGACAGCTCG GTGCATAGAAGAATCTGTAAATGacaatgaaaatacagcagCCCATGGTGAAGAGAGTTCAGTCCAGCAG GAGGGAAGGGTAGAAGTCAGTCGCTGGAGTAAGTATCTGGACAAGGACAGTGaagatcaggaggaggaggaggaaagtaCAGAAGGGCAGCAGTTCTGTTCATGGAGGAAGAATGCTGTAGAAGAACAAAG gaaacagcagaagagatTCCTCTACAGTGATGTTCAGGAGCACTCAGAGGAAAATGGAGCTTTCCAGCTTGCCTACCAAGCCAAAAAG CACAAGAAATGTTCGATAACAGTTCCTGATCAAGGTGATGGAGATGCTGTTTCTGCAGACAGTACAGTACCTGCTGTCTGTCAGGCTGTAGTgccacagaaaaacacacagcccccagctgcttGTACCAAACCCTCAAAGTGGGAAAAATTTCTATCGTGTTCTGACAATAGTGAAAATGCTGCCAGGGTCACCTTGTCACCACAGGATGGCAGTGGAACGTTGGGACAACGCAGCACCACTGCAGTAAGTACGGCCACTAGATACTCAGAACAAGCTCAAAGTGCTCTACCTCCAGGTAcaggttttaaatttaaaaagtccAATACCAGCACTGAGCAGTTTGCCTTAGAACCACCTGGCAGCATGCTGCCCAGCATCAGTTGCTCCCAGGGGAAGGATGCATTGGTCAAAGAACCTCAAGGCCAGTTGCTAGGGGCTGGAACTGGTACCCTTGAAGCTGCTACAGGACCCCCTACAACCAGCCCTGTTGATCATAACACCAAGCCTAAGCCTAGCAGCATTTCTCGTGAACGCCTCTTCTGTACTGGTGAGGAGTTTGATGATGATTTCTGA
- the SQSTM1 gene encoding sequestosome-1 isoform X1: MAALTVKAYLLGKEEAAREIRRFSLQPPVRYQAVCERVAELFQGLLRAGPPPAFRLHYRDEDGDLIAFSSDEELELAMPFVRDGVFRVYIKEKKECRREHRSQCSQEPPRDMVHPNVICDGCEGPVVGARFKCTVCPDYDLCSTCEGKGIHKEHNMVMFQSPLLNPFEWLPRGRWLRKMRHGVPPFPWMHCWGYPGPAGPCQNSERAQASAAASSQPAAEEASTNSPPQDPNVTFLKNVGESVAAFLSPMGIEVDIDVEHGGQRSKVTPVSSNLEKNDAESSSGTLDQNAQTKPYWNSTDPVTVVNTVAEQIQDMVIDPVPTQMEDGSFQTQEHSESSSSSGGDEDWTHLSSKEVDPSTGELQSLQMPETEGPSSLDVSQDPPQPGPTGLREAALYPHLPPEADPRLIESLSQMLSMGFSDEGGWLTRLLQTKNCDIGAALDAIQYSKQPPHM; this comes from the exons ATGGCGGCGCTGACGGTGAAAGCCTACCTGCTGGGCAAGGAGGAGGCGGCCCGCGAGATCCGCcgcttctccctgcagccccccgtcCGCTACCAGGCTGTCTGCGAGCGGGTGGCTGAGCTCTTCCAGGGCTTGCTGCGGGCCGGGCCGCCGCCGGCCTTTCGGCTGCACTATAGGG ATGAGGATGGGGACCTGATCGCGTTTTCCAGCGacgaggagctggagctggccaTGCCCTTCGTGCGGGACGGCGTCTTTCGTGTTTATATCAAAG AGAAAAAGGAGTGCAGGCGGGAGCATCGCTCGCAGTGCAGCCAGGAGCCTCCCCGTGATATGGTGCACCCCAATGTCATCTGTGATGGCTGTGAAGGGCCGGTGGTGGGTGCTAGATTCAAGTGCACCGTCTGTCCAGACTATGACCTGTGCAGCACCTGTGAGGGTAAAGGCATCCACAAGGAGCACAACATGGTGATGTTTCAAAGTCCACTGCTAAATCCGTTCGAG TGGCTTCCCCGTGGACGCTGGCTCCGTAAAATGAGGCATGGTGTGCCACCCTTCCCGTGGATGCACTGCTGGGGCTATCCTGGCCCTGCAGGTCCATGCCAAAACTCAGAACGAGCCCAggccagtgctgctgcctccagtcAACCTGCTGCGGAAG AAGCTTCTACTAACAGCCCGCCCCAGGACCCCAACGTCACCTTCTTAAAGAATGTTGGGGAGAGTGTTGCAGCTTTTCTGAGCCCTATGG GTATTGAAGTTGATATTGATGTGGAACATGGAGGACAGAGAAGCAAAGTGACTCCTGTTTCTTCCAATCTGGAGAAGAACGATGCTGAGTCAAGCAGTGGTACTCTTGACCAGAACGCTCAGACCAAACCATACTGGAATAGCACAGATCCTGTTACGGTAGTAAATACGGTTGCAGAGCAGATACAAGATATGGTGATAGATCCTGTGCCCACACAAATGGAAGATGGCAGCTTCCAGACCCAG gAACACAGTGAGTCTAGCAGTTCATCAGGGGGTGATGAGGACTGGACCCACTTGTCTTCCAAAGAAGTGGATCCTTCCACAGGTGAACTGCAGTCTCTGCAAATGCCCGAGACAGAGGGTCCCAGCTCCCTGGATGTATCTCAAGATCCTCCACAGCCAGGACCTACAGGACTGCGAGAGGCTGCACTCTacccacatctcccaccag AAGCGGATCCTCGCTTGATTGAATCCCTCTCCCAGATGCTCTCTATGGGTTTCTCAGATGAGGGTGGATGGCTCACTCGACTTCTGCAGACAAAGAACTGTGACATCGGGGCAGCACTAGATGCCATCCAATATTCCAAGCAGCCTCCTCACATGTAG